One genomic window of Arachis stenosperma cultivar V10309 chromosome 10, arast.V10309.gnm1.PFL2, whole genome shotgun sequence includes the following:
- the LOC130955868 gene encoding organic cation/carnitine transporter 1-like produces the protein MEEDQSKESHGRRGTTLVESEEGTKLELTVDEVVEGYVGSLGLSQILHVLVVSFAWIFDAQSTLVTIFSDAQPPWRCKNGVYCTDGRGGSVCGLVPGSWEWVGGDRSSTVAEWGLICDRKFLAAVPASVNFLGSLLGSAIFGHLADTWLGRKRAVMISCILTSITFLATSYSPNIYAYAFFRFATGFARSGIGISCLVLATESVGRKWRGQAGQYSFFFFTIGFLSLPLLAYPTRTNWRNLYKFLSILPLAYAIIILPWVSESPRWLLIRGRSKDALKVLKYFARINGKDEFPRNLTLTNPSEMKDEESGTVSNKRENLWTTKWAAKRMVLVMIAGFGVGFVYYGVQLNVENLNFNLYVSVAINAVMEIPAVFAGSFLLGFFNRRLLFSVSSYVAGVSCILCLIFSKGYSNSKARGKFGGNWGQLIVEAVGFMGSSLAYDILYIYCVELFPTNVRNFAVSMLRQTLMLGASVAPLLVVVGRLSPSLSFIVFGVLSIVSGVLSIWIPETRNAPLYETLKQQEEMEALNHVSNGHSRCLEFGK, from the exons ATGGAAGAGGATCAATCAAAAGAGAGTCATGGAAGAAGAGGCACAACCCTGGTGGAAAGTGAAGAAGGCACAAAACTTGAGCTAACTGTGGATGAAGTTGTGGAAGGTTATGTAGGCTCACTTGGATTATCCCAAATCTTGCATGTGCTTGTGGTTTCATTTGCATGGATATTTGATGCACAGAGCACATTGGTGACAATCTTCAGTGATGCACAGCCACCTTGGAGGTGCAAGAATGGGGTGTACTGCACTGACGGCCGCGGCGGTTCTGTTTGTGGTTTGGTGCCTGGGAGCTGGGAATGGGTTGGTGGAGATAGAAGCTCCACCGTAGCTGAATGGGGACTTATATGTGATAGGAAGTTTCTTGCTGCTGTTCCTGCTTCTGTCAACTTCCTTGGTTCTCTTTTAG GGTCTGCTATATTTGGGCACCTAGCAGATACTtggcttggaagaaaaagagcagtgatgatttcATGCATCTTAACCTCCATAACATTTTTGGCCACATCCTACTCCCCAAACATCTACGCCTATGCCTTCTTCCGATTCGCAACAGGATTTGCGAGATCAGGAATCGGCATAAGCTGCCTTGTCCTCGCCACAGAGTCGGTGGGACGCAAGTGGCGAGGCCAAGCCGGCCAATACAGCTTTTTTTTCTTCACAATTGGATTCCTCTCACTCCCTCTTCTGGCATACCCAACCAGAACAAATTGGAGGAACTTGTACAAATTCTTGTCCATTTTGCCCCTGGCATACGCAATCATAATACTCCCTTGGGTCTCTGAATCCCCAAGGTGGCTTCTAATAAGAGGCAGAAGCAAAGATGCATTGAAAGTGTTGAAATATTTCGCCAGAATAAACGGCAAAGACGAATTCCCTCGAAATCTAACCTTAACAAATCCTTCTGAAATGAAAGATGAAGAATCCGGAACAGTTTCGAACAAGAGAGAGAATCTCTGGACCACAAAATGGGCTGCGAAACGAATGGTTCTTGTTATGATTGCTGGGTTTGGGGTTGGATTTGTTTACTACGGAGTTCAACTCAACGTGGAGAATTTGAATTTCAATCTTTATGTCTCGGTGGCTATAAATGCGGTTATGGAAATCCCTGCTGTTTTTGCTGGTTCTTTTCTGTTGGGATTTTTTAACAGAAGGTTGTTATTCTCTGTTTCATCCTACGTGGCAGGCGTTTCTTGCATTCTGTGCCTAATATTCTCAAAGGGGTATTCAAATTCCAAGGCGCGTGGCAAATTTGGCGGGAACTGGGGGCAGTTGATTGTTGAGGCAGTTGGGTTTATGGGCTCTTCCTTGGCCTATGATATCTTGTATATTTATTGTGTGGAGTTGTTTCCTACAAATGTGAGGAACTTTGCTGTCTCAATGTTGAGGCAAACTTTGATGCTCGGGGCGTCGGTGGCGCCGCTGCTCGTGGTGGTGGGCCGATTGAGCCCATCACTTTCTTTTATAGTGTTTGGGGTCTTGTCCATTGTTAGTGGCGTTTTGAGCATTTGGATTCCTGAGACTAGGAATGCTCCTTTGTATGAGACACTTAAGCAGCAGGAGGAGATGGAGGCTCTTAATCATGTTTCTAATGGCCATTCTAGGTGCCTAGAATTTGGAAAATGA